From a single Intestinibaculum porci genomic region:
- a CDS encoding L,D-transpeptidase family protein: MQIKKAMMSGLIAAMVITPAFNPVFAQGADTADTATTTTTTETVKNGLQADGTYYENGVQKKGLVTIDGHNYYFDETTGVMVKSAWVGDSYFNLKGIRLEDGDHSVKGKDHYFFVNGVKVVNTWEGNAYYGDQGVRYENGVKTIKGETYYFKDGAKAVNTWYKDQFYGPEGTIVKSAYAAKGDINVYLDEDGHLATGMFAVNNAYAYFTKGVKSTATKWFTYNKKNYYLVSGNAATSFRKIGKYYYNFASNGVLKTGFATIKGKRYYFKTTGKAGVKGRALTGLFKVKGAYYYGSKNGVLVTNKTLKLNGKKYTFNKTGKCTKVAAIRKLTGMDAKAQKYTSPTKYLILVNKSSHTVAIYKGSQDNWKKVRSFLCTVGKPSTPTTSGVFHIGQTKGKYVKARYFDSYPSRCWYPTRIHDGYMFHSVLYKIASKPGALNNGTLGANLSHGCIRLAINNAKYIHDVIPAGTTTVIY; the protein is encoded by the coding sequence ATGCAGATTAAGAAAGCAATGATGTCTGGTTTAATCGCTGCGATGGTGATCACACCAGCGTTCAATCCGGTCTTTGCGCAGGGCGCAGATACCGCTGATACAGCTACAACAACAACGACAACAGAAACAGTAAAAAATGGGTTACAGGCTGATGGCACTTACTATGAAAATGGGGTGCAGAAAAAAGGCTTAGTGACCATTGATGGACATAACTATTATTTTGATGAAACAACCGGTGTGATGGTGAAAAGTGCATGGGTTGGTGATTCTTACTTTAATTTAAAGGGGATCCGTTTAGAAGATGGTGACCACAGCGTCAAAGGGAAAGATCATTATTTCTTCGTAAATGGCGTGAAAGTCGTCAATACCTGGGAAGGCAATGCTTACTATGGTGATCAGGGCGTTCGTTATGAAAATGGCGTCAAAACCATTAAGGGAGAAACCTATTATTTTAAAGATGGCGCAAAAGCCGTCAATACCTGGTATAAGGATCAGTTCTATGGCCCAGAAGGGACAATTGTGAAGAGCGCTTACGCCGCCAAAGGTGATATCAATGTCTATTTAGATGAAGATGGTCATTTAGCGACAGGGATGTTTGCGGTTAATAATGCTTATGCTTATTTCACCAAAGGGGTGAAATCAACGGCTACAAAATGGTTTACTTACAACAAGAAAAACTATTATTTAGTCAGTGGGAACGCCGCTACAAGCTTTAGAAAAATTGGTAAATATTATTATAACTTTGCCTCTAACGGGGTATTAAAAACTGGCTTTGCGACAATTAAAGGAAAACGTTATTACTTTAAAACAACGGGTAAAGCAGGGGTTAAAGGCCGCGCTTTAACTGGTTTATTCAAAGTCAAAGGGGCGTACTATTACGGTTCAAAAAATGGTGTTTTAGTCACAAATAAAACATTAAAATTAAATGGTAAGAAATATACTTTTAATAAAACTGGTAAATGTACAAAGGTGGCAGCCATTCGTAAATTAACAGGTATGGATGCAAAAGCGCAGAAATATACGTCACCAACAAAATATTTAATCTTAGTTAATAAATCTTCCCATACGGTAGCTATTTATAAAGGCTCACAGGATAACTGGAAGAAAGTGCGTTCTTTCTTATGTACCGTTGGGAAACCTTCAACGCCGACAACATCAGGTGTCTTCCATATCGGTCAGACGAAAGGAAAATATGTCAAAGCCAGATACTTTGATTCTTATCCATCACGCTGCTGGTATCCAACCCGTATTCATGATGGTTACATGTTCCACTCTGTCCTTTATAAGATCGCTTCTAAACCAGGGGCACTCAATAATGGAACATTAGGGGCAAACTTATCGCATGGCTGTATCCGTTTAGCCATTAATAATGCTAAATATATCCATGATGTCATCCCAGCTGGCACAACAACAGTTATTTACTAA
- a CDS encoding coiled-coil domain-containing protein, giving the protein MSKINAIRIINLHYNHDLNQIDDLMIEANGENTLINLTNGGGKSTLIQLITALFVHKRYRNVNQGGKDRPFGDFFTVNHRPSFLMVEWLRDDGVSKVMTGAMVYRMPGSINEGESLKMWNFIGEYRDGAEYDIRHIPVIETKKRQPITYQKGKDLFNKYRDRHKMFVYDMNENRQARKYFEKLDENKIPPKEWESIIHKINEDESGVVKMFSDCTTAPDLLKKVLLPAVEDKLNTETSHMTKFQEMTEAYITQCFQNASKIEENNQAQSFENDLSKMQDKGHDLYEKWRQEQDDYHTILGFKEALNNASVDQNKAVLKQSDEIDDLHQQQDDLDFEEKSYELITASKALLAQNDALTKVQTEEVETTRKREETNDQIHIQETAQAYARVAEAKTALEKIQYEMDYAKKDRAPLEKEHDGLGYHLQTYYQGASAQIKQQLTNAQSERAQTKEKQQKVKEDLRQSQKALAQVESRIASLMSRQKDYDHREARFNKRYDKHYTRLLNGLYEEGFLESEKADFQARMTKHQSRQEEMRVALVKTKSKQEHLTKRKESNAQEMTKVMIDQHEAKQRQEALDLQKQERLKMLRYVDLASEDVYDREKINQALVLKMNEKSQEIALCSLDIHNIDSRISRLETGQNVVLPDALKKLLEDHGINYEYGGQWLKMATSSEKVRHKLIEAHPFLPYAIVISAQDLAMLKDMMQNGADLYSEEPIPFITYEALQSRKKADQDIFYTLQDTSFYMLFDEKLLIAEELGKVMASLAAKRARYEDKQNTMNNELEHFQAMKVKLSSQDLSSETMAESERVLASLEEKQQALQAQGVKIQEEFKEAGQMIEDYNREMQALALHLKDLETALKAFEELCGDYAEYVKRKDAISRDLSEKARLENQYDEEQKQEQLLSEKSSRLTDDIYNLKNTLHDLRLKAQSYQGYTKEEKDVPYTSVEEMETRFLALDQRLSHERKDLEERLAECLHRHEQEIDNLTSLVTRYGLNEDDYVYVTYDREKTLHLTTQKKTLDRLLEDLRKRVAQEEKKTGRLEAKKETIVNTLREKWPGKTPLSEDEIKPQDYAQSRQRLRAQIKQEEETLNRLQKRYELMNRILTSLDVYQGEGATPYEEDLTLLADENLLSTSSMLKTTYEKAKEERNTKMTMFVRIFDDTRHNPAYRKDIFVRSLNAINKALDDAMNQNDYSLLTLAITQVVHSFHQYTEALVATMDMLAKQKKEHVDSLYNYAHMLYEEVDKIDSHSTITLGERSHKMLMIHLPKWDDVNQSGQESFNYTHIDDFYNDLCEGGVKAYQEELAGKNKSLHEYVRNRLTTANLFEHAVDLHDLTIKICKVTSASTSMQPIHWQEAITKFSDGETFLTSFIVLASLLYYMRYNDTDFFASKNDGKVLIMDNPFGKASAVHLLKPMMEIAKKNNIQLISLTAHDDETIRSCYDNIYVLKLQPSALQPDKKKLIASEEVHKGTHVIMEESHLTITNLIKNGANL; this is encoded by the coding sequence ATGAGTAAGATCAATGCCATTCGTATTATTAACTTACATTATAACCATGACTTGAACCAGATCGATGATCTGATGATTGAAGCCAACGGAGAAAATACTTTGATCAATTTAACGAACGGCGGGGGAAAATCGACATTGATTCAGTTAATTACTGCTTTGTTTGTCCATAAACGTTACCGTAACGTCAACCAGGGCGGAAAAGACCGACCTTTTGGCGATTTCTTTACCGTTAATCATCGCCCTTCCTTTTTGATGGTGGAATGGCTGCGCGATGATGGCGTCAGTAAAGTCATGACGGGGGCGATGGTTTACCGCATGCCAGGTTCTATTAATGAAGGGGAATCATTAAAAATGTGGAACTTCATCGGGGAATATCGCGATGGGGCAGAATATGATATTCGTCATATTCCAGTCATTGAAACGAAAAAACGTCAGCCAATTACCTATCAGAAAGGCAAAGATCTTTTCAATAAGTATCGCGATCGTCATAAGATGTTTGTCTATGACATGAATGAAAATCGTCAGGCGAGAAAGTATTTTGAAAAACTCGATGAAAATAAGATTCCGCCAAAAGAATGGGAAAGCATTATTCATAAGATCAATGAAGATGAATCAGGAGTAGTCAAGATGTTTAGTGATTGTACGACAGCTCCGGATTTATTAAAAAAGGTCTTACTGCCGGCGGTGGAAGATAAACTCAATACCGAAACGAGTCATATGACGAAGTTCCAGGAAATGACGGAAGCGTATATCACCCAATGTTTTCAAAATGCCAGCAAGATTGAAGAAAACAATCAGGCGCAAAGCTTTGAAAATGATTTATCCAAGATGCAGGATAAAGGTCATGATCTGTATGAAAAATGGCGTCAGGAACAGGATGATTATCATACGATCTTAGGTTTTAAAGAGGCGTTGAATAATGCATCTGTTGACCAAAATAAAGCTGTTTTAAAACAATCTGATGAGATTGATGATTTGCATCAGCAGCAAGATGATCTGGATTTTGAAGAAAAGAGTTATGAACTGATTACCGCCAGTAAAGCGTTATTAGCACAAAATGATGCTTTAACAAAGGTGCAAACCGAAGAAGTGGAGACAACGCGCAAACGGGAAGAGACAAATGACCAGATTCATATTCAGGAAACGGCGCAGGCTTATGCGCGCGTAGCTGAAGCGAAAACGGCTTTAGAGAAAATTCAGTATGAAATGGATTATGCGAAAAAAGACCGGGCACCTCTAGAAAAAGAACATGATGGTTTAGGCTATCACTTACAGACGTATTATCAAGGCGCTAGTGCGCAGATAAAGCAGCAGCTCACAAATGCGCAAAGCGAAAGGGCGCAAACGAAAGAAAAACAGCAAAAGGTGAAAGAAGACTTACGGCAATCACAAAAAGCGTTAGCGCAGGTTGAAAGCCGGATCGCTTCACTGATGAGTCGCCAAAAAGATTATGATCACCGGGAAGCGCGCTTTAATAAACGTTATGATAAGCATTATACGCGTTTATTAAATGGTCTTTATGAAGAGGGCTTTTTAGAAAGCGAAAAGGCCGATTTTCAAGCGAGGATGACAAAGCATCAGTCCCGCCAGGAAGAAATGCGCGTGGCGCTGGTGAAAACCAAAAGTAAACAGGAACATCTGACGAAAAGAAAAGAAAGCAATGCCCAGGAAATGACGAAAGTGATGATTGATCAACACGAAGCAAAGCAGCGTCAAGAGGCATTAGACTTACAAAAGCAGGAACGTCTCAAGATGTTAAGATATGTGGATTTGGCGAGTGAAGATGTCTATGATCGGGAAAAGATCAATCAAGCCTTAGTGTTAAAGATGAATGAGAAAAGTCAGGAGATTGCCTTATGCAGTTTAGATATTCACAATATTGATAGTCGTATTTCACGTTTAGAAACAGGGCAGAATGTCGTATTACCGGATGCTTTGAAAAAACTGTTAGAAGATCATGGGATTAACTATGAATATGGCGGTCAGTGGTTAAAGATGGCGACATCAAGTGAAAAGGTGCGTCATAAACTGATTGAAGCCCATCCGTTTTTACCTTATGCCATCGTCATCAGTGCCCAGGACTTAGCGATGCTGAAAGATATGATGCAAAACGGTGCTGATCTCTATAGTGAGGAACCGATTCCTTTTATTACTTATGAAGCCCTGCAAAGCCGTAAGAAGGCTGATCAGGATATCTTTTATACCTTGCAGGATACCTCTTTCTATATGCTTTTTGATGAAAAGTTATTAATTGCGGAAGAGTTAGGCAAGGTGATGGCCTCATTAGCAGCGAAACGTGCACGCTATGAAGATAAACAAAATACGATGAATAATGAGTTAGAGCACTTCCAGGCGATGAAAGTTAAACTGTCTTCACAGGATTTAAGCAGCGAGACCATGGCGGAAAGCGAGCGTGTTTTAGCCTCGTTAGAAGAGAAACAGCAGGCGTTACAAGCACAAGGCGTGAAAATTCAGGAAGAGTTCAAAGAAGCCGGGCAGATGATTGAGGATTATAATCGTGAAATGCAGGCTTTAGCGCTGCATTTGAAAGATTTAGAAACGGCCTTGAAAGCCTTTGAGGAATTATGTGGTGATTACGCTGAATATGTCAAACGCAAGGATGCCATCAGCCGTGATTTGAGTGAAAAAGCGCGTTTAGAAAATCAGTATGATGAGGAGCAAAAACAGGAACAGTTATTAAGTGAGAAGAGTAGTCGATTAACAGATGATATCTATAACCTGAAAAATACCTTACATGATTTACGCTTAAAAGCACAGAGCTATCAAGGGTATACGAAGGAAGAAAAAGATGTTCCTTATACCAGCGTAGAAGAGATGGAAACGCGTTTCTTAGCCTTAGATCAGCGCTTATCACATGAACGTAAAGACCTAGAAGAGCGTTTAGCGGAATGTCTGCATCGGCATGAGCAGGAAATCGATAACTTAACATCTTTAGTGACCCGTTATGGACTAAATGAAGATGATTATGTATATGTGACTTATGATCGCGAAAAAACGCTGCATCTGACAACGCAAAAGAAAACGCTAGATCGTTTGTTAGAAGATTTACGCAAACGCGTTGCGCAGGAAGAAAAGAAAACGGGGCGCCTTGAAGCAAAGAAAGAAACAATTGTCAATACCTTGCGGGAGAAATGGCCCGGGAAAACGCCATTAAGTGAGGATGAGATTAAACCGCAGGATTACGCGCAAAGCCGTCAGCGTTTGCGTGCGCAAATCAAGCAGGAAGAAGAGACATTAAATCGTTTGCAGAAGCGTTATGAATTAATGAATCGGATTCTCACGTCTTTAGATGTCTATCAGGGCGAAGGAGCGACACCTTATGAAGAAGATCTGACATTACTCGCTGATGAAAATTTGTTAAGCACATCTAGCATGTTAAAAACGACGTATGAAAAGGCGAAAGAAGAGCGTAATACGAAAATGACGATGTTTGTCCGAATCTTTGATGATACGCGTCATAATCCTGCTTATCGTAAAGATATCTTTGTCCGTAGTCTCAATGCCATTAACAAAGCTTTAGATGATGCGATGAACCAAAATGATTACTCTTTATTAACGTTAGCGATCACCCAGGTGGTTCACAGTTTCCATCAGTATACTGAAGCGTTAGTAGCGACGATGGACATGTTAGCGAAACAAAAGAAAGAACATGTTGATAGTTTGTATAACTATGCCCATATGCTTTATGAGGAAGTCGATAAGATTGATAGTCATTCAACGATTACGCTTGGGGAGCGTTCGCATAAAATGTTAATGATTCACTTGCCAAAGTGGGATGATGTGAACCAAAGCGGACAGGAATCCTTTAATTATACGCATATTGATGATTTTTATAATGATTTATGTGAAGGCGGTGTCAAGGCCTATCAGGAGGAACTTGCTGGGAAAAATAAGAGTCTGCATGAATATGTTCGTAATCGTTTAACAACGGCCAATTTGTTTGAACATGCTGTTGATCTTCATGATTTAACGATTAAAATCTGCAAAGTTACATCCGCCTCTACCTCTATGCAGCCGATTCACTGGCAGGAGGCGATCACGAAGTTCTCTGATGGGGAAACGTTCTTAACCTCATTTATTGTCTTAGCTTCATTGCTCTATTATATGCGCTATAACGATACTGATTTCTTTGCGTCGAAAAATGATGGAAAAGTGCTTATTATGGATAACCCGTTTGGCAAAGCCAGTGCGGTGCACTTATTAAAGCCGATGATGGAAATTGCGAAGAAAAATAATATTCAGTTAATTTCTTTGACCGCTCATGATGATGAAACGATTCGTTCATGTTATGACAATATCTATGTTTTAAAACTGCAGCCATCAGCGCTTCAGCCGGACAAGAAAAAGCTGATCGCCAGTGAAGAAGTGCATAAAGGCACGCATGTCATCATGGAAGAAAGTCATTTAACGATTACCAACCTCATAAAAAATGGGGCAAACCTCTAG
- a CDS encoding CPBP family intramembrane glutamic endopeptidase: MEKYLNRGKYFTRRLSGTETAMGYLIALPAFLFCAVYVSSALVKFVFLSLGKSVNYYTVNTAVNLVDDLLMWLLVVFIMRKFLKRQAVDLKKNFLVTLFSGVVIGYILCVLGNTIGNLLLRFFTSTTTSVNQSAINSLTKQYPLVMIFMTVFLAPVTEELIFRGVVFTSVREHSRVLAYVISALLFGFIHVMDSVLAGNLSEMVQMIPYTVMGLVFCYMYESTNSIYGSILTHMTQNAVAMFFLLQAGM; encoded by the coding sequence ATGGAAAAATATTTGAATAGAGGAAAGTATTTTACAAGGCGACTTTCCGGCACCGAAACAGCGATGGGCTATCTGATTGCCTTACCTGCGTTTTTGTTCTGTGCGGTTTATGTCTCCAGCGCTTTAGTGAAATTTGTTTTTCTCTCACTAGGAAAAAGCGTCAATTACTATACGGTCAATACCGCCGTTAATCTCGTTGATGATCTGCTGATGTGGCTGCTGGTGGTCTTTATTATGCGCAAGTTTCTGAAACGTCAGGCAGTCGATCTTAAGAAGAACTTCTTAGTGACACTCTTCTCGGGCGTCGTGATCGGCTATATCTTGTGTGTGTTGGGTAATACAATTGGAAACTTGTTATTACGTTTTTTTACTTCAACGACAACGAGTGTCAATCAGAGTGCGATCAATTCTCTCACAAAACAATATCCTTTAGTGATGATCTTTATGACTGTGTTTTTAGCCCCGGTTACTGAAGAGCTGATCTTTAGAGGCGTCGTCTTCACCAGTGTTCGTGAACACTCACGCGTGCTCGCTTATGTTATTTCCGCTTTGCTTTTTGGTTTTATCCATGTCATGGATTCTGTTTTAGCGGGAAACTTAAGTGAAATGGTTCAGATGATTCCTTATACGGTTATGGGCTTAGTCTTCTGTTATATGTATGAAAGTACCAATAGTATTTATGGCTCTATATTGACGCATATGACACAAAATGCCGTTGCTATGTTTTTCTTATTGCAGGCTGGTATGTAA
- a CDS encoding sensor histidine kinase, with protein MIDQLRKRFVKIAVIGSLVVVAIFLSTIILSNYYMTRKNENHVLKTLTSYYAKTGTTVTFDSDVPYESRYFVMIYDASGNLIEMNTTKVAAIKNSEAMKYGMQAYKQKSQNNRLDYLRYAKTKHQKETIIVFLNCATSIQNFKELIIYSISISLAGLLVFTLLILTASKRIVRPFAIAQERQRTFISDAGHDLKTPITIIDADSEVLKSKYGDDEWVLDIQHQAYRMKTLTEDLIFLSKLDEHPTYQMIDFPISDILAEIAQSYASLAKTQHKAMHITIEPNLSFCGDQKNIERLMTILLDNAVKYSPRHGEIQVTLEKQKKFLVFTVYNTTDNIKREDLPKLFDRFYRSDKSRNSETGGYGIGLSIAKSVVEAHKGKIHATTSDEKSLAMIVILPVS; from the coding sequence ATGATTGATCAATTAAGAAAACGTTTTGTGAAGATCGCCGTGATCGGCTCATTAGTCGTCGTTGCGATCTTTCTTTCGACAATTATTTTATCAAACTATTATATGACCCGAAAAAATGAAAATCATGTTTTAAAAACCTTAACATCCTATTATGCGAAAACTGGGACCACGGTGACGTTTGATTCTGATGTGCCTTATGAAAGTCGCTATTTTGTAATGATCTATGATGCTTCTGGCAATTTAATTGAAATGAATACGACAAAAGTGGCGGCGATCAAAAACAGTGAGGCGATGAAATATGGCATGCAGGCTTATAAACAAAAAAGTCAAAATAATCGCTTAGACTATTTACGTTATGCAAAAACGAAACATCAGAAAGAAACAATTATTGTCTTTTTAAATTGTGCGACATCAATTCAAAATTTTAAAGAGTTAATCATTTATTCGATTAGTATATCCCTAGCCGGGCTGTTAGTTTTCACGCTGCTTATTTTGACTGCTTCAAAGCGGATTGTGCGTCCTTTTGCGATCGCTCAGGAACGTCAGCGTACTTTTATTTCTGATGCTGGTCATGATTTGAAAACACCGATCACGATTATCGATGCCGATAGTGAAGTACTCAAATCCAAGTATGGTGATGATGAATGGGTCTTAGATATCCAGCATCAGGCTTATCGCATGAAGACGTTAACTGAAGATTTGATCTTCTTATCAAAGTTAGATGAACATCCGACTTATCAGATGATCGATTTTCCAATTTCCGATATTTTAGCGGAAATTGCGCAGTCCTATGCGTCTTTAGCCAAGACGCAGCATAAAGCTATGCATATTACGATCGAACCTAATTTATCATTTTGCGGGGATCAGAAAAATATTGAAAGATTAATGACGATCTTATTAGATAATGCCGTGAAATATTCACCACGTCATGGTGAAATCCAGGTGACTTTAGAAAAGCAAAAGAAGTTTTTAGTCTTTACGGTTTATAACACGACAGATAATATCAAAAGGGAAGATTTACCTAAACTCTTTGATCGTTTCTATCGTTCGGATAAGTCTCGTAACTCCGAAACGGGCGGCTACGGTATTGGCTTATCGATTGCGAAAAGTGTTGTCGAAGCGCATAAAGGCAAGATTCATGCCACCACCAGTGATGAGAAATCCTTAGCGATGATTGTCATTTTACCGGTTTCTTAA
- a CDS encoding response regulator transcription factor, with product MRLLLAEDEKSLSHALCSILEDNGYSVDAVYDGQDAIDFASNDIYDMMILDIMLPKKNGFDVLKEIRAASNMIPVLVLSARSSVDDRVRGLDLGANDYLTKPFSPKELLARIRVLSRVQYTQRDDILNVGNINLDRSSHELSSTVGSYHLANKEYQMMELFMSHPNRVYSIEFFIEKIWGYDSNAETNLVWTYVSYLRKKLNALHANIKIKAYRNTGYSLEQADD from the coding sequence ATGAGATTACTTTTAGCGGAAGATGAGAAATCTCTTTCTCATGCCTTGTGCAGTATATTAGAAGATAATGGTTATAGCGTGGATGCTGTTTATGATGGGCAGGATGCCATTGACTTTGCCTCCAACGATATTTATGACATGATGATTCTCGATATCATGTTGCCAAAAAAGAACGGCTTTGATGTCTTGAAAGAAATAAGAGCGGCTTCCAATATGATTCCAGTGCTTGTCTTAAGTGCGCGTTCATCCGTTGATGACCGTGTGCGCGGGCTGGATTTAGGAGCTAATGATTATTTGACGAAACCTTTTTCACCGAAAGAATTATTGGCGCGTATTCGCGTGTTAAGTCGCGTGCAGTATACCCAGCGTGATGATATTCTTAATGTTGGAAATATCAATCTGGATCGTTCAAGTCATGAATTATCCTCAACGGTCGGCTCTTACCATTTAGCGAATAAAGAATATCAGATGATGGAATTGTTCATGAGCCATCCTAATCGGGTCTATTCCATTGAATTTTTTATCGAAAAGATCTGGGGCTATGATTCCAATGCGGAAACCAACTTAGTCTGGACTTATGTTTCTTACTTAAGAAAGAAACTGAATGCGCTGCATGCGAATATTAAGATCAAAGCCTATCGTAATACCGGCTATTCTCTGGAGCAGGCTGATGATTGA
- a CDS encoding Wadjet anti-phage system protein JetD domain-containing protein gives MSKKKITLDEILKPVIHEDYLEQVAYVHKLIKAGTLKPMKSSRGNGKSPALALKYWLIEEDQDYSAYKAELAYLYAPPLSFTYYRNHVDVYVKEREDVQALMTFFLKHSDKLNIAVSENERSFQIFHQEKYLKSSAGKRVLAHCEISLEDLHLTKTAEPFAYYAKTRKHPQTLLIIENKDPFCGMREHLLAGRSTIMEVPIDTLIYGAGKRILANLKDFEIASEPYMRDPSNTYYYYGDLDYEGIFIYETLSKGFPYPLRPFVPAYQKMLTSDVALLPLSKKDQNKHIASRFFSYFSKKDVEAMKAILSAGRYVPQEYLTISDY, from the coding sequence ATGAGTAAAAAGAAAATAACCTTAGATGAAATCTTAAAGCCGGTGATTCATGAAGATTATTTAGAGCAGGTGGCCTATGTTCATAAGCTTATAAAAGCCGGCACTTTAAAACCGATGAAAAGCAGTCGGGGCAATGGCAAATCCCCGGCATTGGCTTTAAAATACTGGCTGATTGAAGAAGATCAGGATTATTCTGCCTATAAGGCAGAATTAGCATATCTCTATGCGCCGCCGCTTTCATTTACTTACTACCGCAATCATGTAGATGTTTATGTAAAAGAGCGAGAGGATGTCCAGGCTTTAATGACCTTCTTTTTAAAACATAGTGATAAACTGAATATCGCTGTTTCGGAAAATGAACGCAGTTTTCAGATCTTTCACCAGGAAAAGTATTTGAAGTCCTCCGCGGGGAAACGTGTTCTTGCCCATTGCGAGATTTCCTTAGAAGATTTGCATCTCACCAAAACGGCCGAACCGTTTGCTTATTATGCCAAAACGCGAAAGCATCCGCAAACCTTACTCATTATTGAAAATAAAGATCCATTTTGCGGCATGCGGGAGCACTTATTAGCGGGACGCAGCACCATTATGGAGGTGCCTATCGATACACTGATTTATGGGGCGGGAAAACGTATTCTTGCCAACTTAAAAGACTTTGAAATTGCCAGTGAACCTTATATGCGTGATCCATCTAATACCTATTATTACTATGGGGATCTCGATTATGAAGGCATCTTTATTTATGAAACACTATCTAAAGGTTTTCCTTATCCTCTTAGGCCTTTTGTCCCCGCTTATCAAAAGATGCTAACAAGTGATGTGGCATTATTGCCGCTTAGTAAGAAGGATCAGAATAAGCATATTGCTTCGCGCTTCTTTTCGTATTTTTCAAAAAAGGATGTCGAAGCGATGAAGGCTATTTTATCAGCTGGTCGTTATGTGCCTCAGGAATACTTAACGATCAGTGATTATTAA
- a CDS encoding DUF6063 family protein produces MTQETFQKAADLYAYLLKYHQLERDDDRTLYQAYVEDLEVQKAVKRLGAAAQFDLALYGNTIYLIPQQDNTTFGYTRSELKNRLVGSNASYEAYNLAMFIILVFLMECYDANGETSKARDFMKEEELEDLVEQYLREGSALYSEEEEKKMGISFHKLYEHYNALSGSESLGAKVKTKEGFISKIMSFLSAQQLVDYVREDHMILLTPKLNAFMDFDLLNRTNYDRVEAMFETIKEEHHE; encoded by the coding sequence ATGACACAAGAGACATTTCAAAAGGCCGCTGACCTTTATGCCTACTTATTAAAATATCATCAGTTAGAACGCGATGATGATCGCACTTTGTATCAGGCTTACGTGGAAGACTTAGAAGTGCAGAAAGCCGTCAAGCGTTTAGGCGCTGCGGCGCAGTTTGATTTAGCTTTATATGGGAATACTATTTATCTTATTCCCCAGCAGGATAATACCACCTTCGGCTATACCCGTTCAGAATTAAAAAACCGTTTAGTGGGCAGTAATGCCAGCTATGAAGCGTATAACTTAGCAATGTTTATTATTCTTGTCTTTTTGATGGAATGTTACGACGCGAACGGAGAAACCAGCAAAGCCCGTGACTTTATGAAAGAGGAAGAATTAGAAGATTTAGTAGAACAGTACCTCAGAGAAGGCAGTGCGCTTTATAGTGAAGAAGAAGAGAAGAAGATGGGGATCAGCTTCCATAAACTTTATGAACACTATAATGCCTTATCCGGCTCGGAAAGTTTAGGGGCAAAAGTGAAAACTAAAGAAGGCTTTATTTCGAAAATTATGAGCTTTTTAAGTGCCCAGCAGCTCGTCGATTATGTTCGCGAGGATCATATGATATTATTGACGCCCAAGCTCAATGCCTTTATGGACTTCGATTTATTAAACCGCACCAATTATGATCGCGTTGAAGCGATGTTTGAAACTATCAAGGAGGAACACCATGAGTAA